CCAGCAGCCCCACCCTTAGGGACTTCTTGATGATTCTCACCCCGATTCGTTGATGGGGAAGGCCCTGTCAGCTGGAAGTCCTCCCCAGCTGCTCAGCGGATCTGACTTGGGATCCAGAGCTCGACCGGAATATGATACCGGGGGAGGTCGTCGATCCGGGTCAATTCCTAGATGGGAGGAGTTGGGGTCCCGGAGGCTCCCCAATATCTGGGCCTCGGTGGCGATCTGGCTAGATCCATCATCAGCCTCACCGTGTTCTCTATATCATCCATCCGGGCGAGGCTGGAGGGGGTGTGAATGTACCTGGCGGGGACCGACACTATCCCCACTGGCGTCCCCTTCCCGCCCACGCTTATGGCTGCGGCATCCGTTCCGCTCACCGGGGAGAGTTGAAGCTGATATGGTATGCCTAGATCCTCAGCCCTAGCTATCATCTCCTCCAGGAGCCACCTCTGGACGATCACCGTCCTGTCCATCACCCTAAGGGCGGGCCCCCTGCCGAGCTCCGTCACGCGCTCATGAGCGGGAACCCCCGGTACATCGGACGCTATGGTCCCCTCGAGGACGAAGGCCAAGTCAGGCTGGATCCTGTTCACGGCGACGGTCGCGCCCTTCATTCCCCTCTCCTCCTGGGAGGTGAACACCCCGTAGATGGTCATTTCCGGATCATCCACCCTCCTCAGTGACTCGGCCAGGACGAGGCATCCCAGCCTGTCGTCAAGCGCCTTGCCTATCACCACCCCCGTGTCCTCCTGGATGATGAAGGGGGCGTCGAATGTCACGGGGGTCCCCGGTCTGACCCCCAGTTCCTGCAGTCGCTCCCTGCTGACGGCCCCCACGTCTATGTAGAGGTCCTCCATCTTGGGGGATTCCTCCTTCCCCATGTGGACGGGTAGCGTCCCTATGACTCCCCTGAGCTTTTTCCTCCCGTGCACGATCACCCTCTGGGATAGGAGCTGGGTCGGGTTGAGCCCTCCCAGCTCCGTGATCCTTATGAATCCGTTGGGCTCCAAGTACCTGACCATGAGGGCAACCTCATCCATGTGGGCGGCCATCATCAGCCTCCTCTCGCTCCTCCCCATCTTCACCGCGTAGAGATTCCCGAAGGGATCCGTGAATAGCTGATCTACACTATTTTTGAGCTCATTCATCAGGAGATCCCGGACCTCATCCTCGAAGCCGGGGGGACCGGCTGCGACCGATAGCCTCTCGAGTAGACCCATCCACTCCGGCATCCCACCACCTCACAGCGTGCAGGAAAGGAGGCCTCCATCCACCGGTATCAGGGAGCCGGTCAGGTAGCCGGCCCTCTCGCTGCAGAGGAAGGCTATGAGATCACCCACCTCCTCCGGCCTGCCGAACCTCCTGGCCG
This is a stretch of genomic DNA from Candidatus Korarchaeota archaeon NZ13-K. It encodes these proteins:
- a CDS encoding M42 family peptidase; translated protein: MPEWMGLLERLSVAAGPPGFEDEVRDLLMNELKNSVDQLFTDPFGNLYAVKMGRSERRLMMAAHMDEVALMVRYLEPNGFIRITELGGLNPTQLLSQRVIVHGRKKLRGVIGTLPVHMGKEESPKMEDLYIDVGAVSRERLQELGVRPGTPVTFDAPFIIQEDTGVVIGKALDDRLGCLVLAESLRRVDDPEMTIYGVFTSQEERGMKGATVAVNRIQPDLAFVLEGTIASDVPGVPAHERVTELGRGPALRVMDRTVIVQRWLLEEMIARAEDLGIPYQLQLSPVSGTDAAAISVGGKGTPVGIVSVPARYIHTPSSLARMDDIENTVRLMMDLARSPPRPRYWGASGTPTPPI